One Verrucomicrobiia bacterium DNA segment encodes these proteins:
- the purS gene encoding phosphoribosylformylglycinamidine synthase subunit PurS, giving the protein MYKAVINVTLKKSVLDPQGKTVLHALSTLGYQEAKDLRVGKHFELTVDEKDRSKAETRIREMCDKVLINPVIEDYTLELKETAGAAR; this is encoded by the coding sequence ATGTACAAGGCCGTCATCAACGTCACGCTGAAAAAGTCGGTCCTCGACCCGCAGGGGAAAACCGTGCTGCACGCGCTTTCGACGCTGGGCTACCAGGAAGCGAAGGACCTTCGCGTGGGCAAGCATTTCGAACTGACCGTGGACGAAAAGGACCGCTCGAAAGCGGAAACCCGCATCCGCGAGATGTGCGACAAGGTGCTGATCAATCCTGTCATCGAAGACTACACGCTGGAGCTCAAAGAGACCGCCGGGGCCGCCCGATGA
- a CDS encoding phosphoribosylaminoimidazolesuccinocarboxamide synthase, whose protein sequence is MNDTVMQTQLPLPFVARGKVRDIYEAGKDRLLIISTDRLSAFDVVLPNPIPQKGKVLTQTSVFWLNHFADFMPHHLITADVDAMDLPSEVVKKYGAQLRGRSMLVKKAKPLPIECVVRGYVTGSGWKDYQKTGAVCGHKLPAGLQQCAKLEKSIFTPATKETVGHDINIDIAETVRRIGKDLADKAEKYSIALYEKGREYAATKGILIADTKFEFGVYNDELILIDEVLTPDSSRFWPAAQYEAGHDQPSFDKQIVRNYLLDIKWNQKPPAPSLPQDVVEKTSLAYRDAYKRLSGKELE, encoded by the coding sequence ATGAATGACACCGTGATGCAGACCCAGCTTCCGCTTCCTTTTGTTGCAAGAGGGAAAGTCCGCGATATTTATGAAGCGGGCAAAGACAGGCTCCTCATCATTTCGACGGACCGCCTCAGCGCTTTTGACGTGGTGCTTCCGAACCCGATCCCGCAAAAGGGCAAGGTGCTCACGCAGACCTCGGTGTTCTGGCTGAATCATTTCGCGGATTTCATGCCGCACCACCTGATTACGGCCGATGTCGACGCCATGGACCTGCCTTCGGAAGTCGTGAAAAAGTACGGCGCGCAGCTGCGCGGCCGTTCCATGCTGGTCAAAAAGGCGAAGCCGCTGCCGATCGAATGCGTGGTGCGCGGCTACGTGACAGGCTCCGGCTGGAAAGACTATCAGAAGACCGGCGCGGTCTGCGGCCACAAGCTTCCGGCCGGACTGCAGCAATGCGCCAAGCTCGAGAAGAGCATTTTCACGCCCGCCACGAAAGAGACCGTGGGCCACGACATCAACATCGACATCGCCGAAACCGTGCGCCGCATCGGCAAGGACCTGGCGGACAAGGCCGAGAAGTATTCGATCGCGCTTTACGAAAAAGGCCGCGAGTATGCCGCTACGAAAGGAATCCTGATCGCGGACACGAAGTTCGAGTTCGGCGTCTACAACGACGAGCTCATCCTGATCGACGAAGTGCTCACGCCTGACAGCTCGCGCTTCTGGCCCGCGGCCCAGTATGAGGCCGGCCACGACCAGCCGAGCTTCGACAAGCAGATCGTCCGCAACTACCTTCTCGACATCAAGTGGAACCAGAAGCCGCCCGCGCCGTCGCTGCCGCAGGACGTGGTGGAAAAAACTTCGCTGGCCTACCGCGACGCTTACAAGCGCCTCTCGGGAAAGGAACTGGAATAA